CATCTTGAAGTGTCTCTAGGCCCTCGGCCACCTATTTACGCTCTACATATATATGATTGTCTTGATATATGTCTTGTCTATGGAGGTCCAGCCATTTGTggatgtccagacatctgtgaaTGTCTAGACATCATCTGAGGATGTCCAGCCATCTGTGGACGTCCAGCCATCTGTGGTTGTCCAGCCATCTGTGAATGTCCAGCCATCTGTGGATGTCCAGCCATCTGTGGATGTCCAGCCATCTGTGAATGTCTAGCCATCTGTGAATGTCCAGCCATCTGTGGATATCCAGCCATGTGTggatgtccagacatctgtggatgTCCAGCCATCTGCGGATGTCCAGCCATCTGCGGATGTCCAGCCATCTGTGGAGGTCCAGCCATCTGTGGAGGTCCAAACATCTGTGGAGGTCCAAACATCTGTGGAGGTCCAGCCATCTGTGGAGGTCCAAACATCTGTGGAGGTCCAAACATCTGTGGAGGTCCAAACATCTGTGGAGGTCCAGCCATCTGTGGAGGTCCAAACATCTGTGGAGGTCCAGCCATCTGTGGAGGTCCAAACATCTGTGGAGGTCCAAACATCTGTGGAGGTCCAGCCATCTGTgattgtccagacatctgtgattgtccagacatctgtggagGTCCAGCCATCTGTGGAGGTCCAGCCATCTGTGGAGGTCCAAACATCTGTGGAGGTCCAGCCATCTGTGGAGGTCCAGCCATCTGTGGAGGTCCAAACATCTGTGGAGGTCCAGCCATCTGTGGAGGTCCAGCCATCTGTGGAGGTCCAAACATCTGTGGAGGTCCAGCCATCTGTGGAGGTCCAAACATCTGTGGAGGTCCAAACATCTGTGGAGGTCCAGCCATCTGTGATTGGGGATTGTCCAGCCATCTGTGGATGTCCAGCCATCTGCGGATGTCCAGCCATCTGCGGATGTCCAGCCATCTGTggatgtccagacatctgtgattgtccagacatctgtgattgtccagacatctgtgattgtccagacatctgtgattgtccagacatctgtggatgtccagccatctgcggaggtccagacatctgtggatgTCCAGCCATCTGAGGATGTCCAGCCATCTGAGGATGTCCAGCCATCTGAGGATGTCCAGCCATCTGAGGATGTCCAGCCATCTGAGGATGTCCAGCCATCTGAGGATGTCCAGCCATCTGTGGATGTCCAGACATCTGAGGATGTCCAGCCATCTGTGGAGGTCCAGCCATGTGTGGAGGTCCCATTGATCCCATGGGACCACCCATTGGAGGCGGCATCCCTGGCATCATACCTGGTGGCATGCTTGAGCCACCCATCATTGGTGGCCCCATCATGGGTCCTCTTGGACCCATTGGGGGCATACCCATGTTGCCTGGTATGTTTGCACCAGCCACGCCTGGAGGGCCCATGTTCCCCATTCCTGGCCCTATTGGGGGACCTCCAGGACCACCCATGTTCTGAGGCCCTGAACCGAATGTACCTTCTTGCCCATCAGGACCTCCTGGTCCTCCTTGCATGCTGCTCGGTGGAGGAATGGCTGCTCCCTTTGGAATCTTCCTGGCTTTAAATGCAGCAGTTGTTGCATCAATCAGAGACTGAGCTTGGTCCTCCATCCACTTCTGGTAGTACATTTTGACATTTTCCTTGTGTTTTCGCCCCTCGCAGTGAGTCTTCCGCACCGAGGGAGAGTCATGTGTGAGGTAGGTGTCGCAGTAATCACAGTAGTATTTTGGCATGATTGAGCGTCGTCAGGTTAGGTTTGGGTCCAATGACCTACTTGGAATAAAAGATTtcaagctatggtgagcccgtagtggacttagctaTCACAGGTGTGGGGCGGTAACTGACCAACCAGAatagaataatacaggagaagatgcccgcggggcgagcttggaagtggggacagaagaagataacgggagtgagaggaagaagatttgtaggagaaaaagtgccagggctaaacccagctgcgtgtcgtttggttgcggcattcgaggcagggactcagtcgggtgttttcagtgacaacaacaGGGACATCACAAAACTCACAACATCGCAGTGATGGGCTCAAGAGcatcagggctgaacttttacggatggtttgtgctggttgttgagagctgaatatgtaatgatagtggatgctgggtgttgagagctaaagtttatcgaaatacagagttaggaggaggatcatggatggtagagaagaggtcatgattgttccgtggtagtctgagagtgtgtaggagaaaatcaatgggttgttcatgataagtgagtagtctatcaattTGTCTGTCTGATAAAGTTTTCCATTAGACATTTAGGGCAGAAATTttcgtactttcatggagactttgactggtaataaactcttgccatcgggtgttgagtacccatcttagtgctctattctgtattctttgaagctttagtttgttagtaggtgcagatagagaaagagcaagTAGAGCATATGTTaaaagaggtctaataagtgctttgtaaaggtgcatttttgtgtcaggttttgcaaatctaattcTGTACAGTTTTTCCATGGctagaagagctattgcatgtttctgtgtaatgtgtgtgaaagagtagttatcgatcaaatgtgagtccaagaactgtggaggagggagacgcaggactgtggaggagggagacacaggactgtggaggagggagacacaggactgtggaggagggagacacaggactgtggaggagggagacacaggactgtggaggagggagacgcaggactgtggaggagggagacgcaggactgtggaggagggagacgcaggactgtggaggagggagacgcaggactgtggaggagggagacacaggactgtggaggagggagacacaggactgtggaggagggagacacaggactgtggaggagggagacacaggactgtggaggagggtgacacaggactgtggaggagggagacacaggactgtggaggagggtgacacaggactgtggaggagggagacacagagatataagtaggatttggagtgtatgaatagagtttaagaggaatagggcgaatagttcttttacaaaaaagtaggtgattttggaTTTGGTGGAGTTGGTTTTGATACGCCAGTTATACTCccattcagtgacaacatcaagttctgcttgtgctctgtttgttagtgtatcaatggtgttgctggtgacaaggtgagagacatcat
This sequence is a window from Procambarus clarkii isolate CNS0578487 unplaced genomic scaffold, FALCON_Pclarkii_2.0 HiC_scaffold_272, whole genome shotgun sequence. Protein-coding genes within it:
- the LOC138361277 gene encoding collagen alpha-1(III) chain-like translates to MPKYYCDYCDTYLTHDSPSVRKTHCEGRKHKENVKMYYQKWMEDQAQSLIDATTAAFKARKIPKGAAIPPPSSMQGGPGGPDGQEGTFGSGPQNMGGPGGPPIGPGMGNMGPPGVAGANIPGNMGMPPMGPRGPMMGPPMMGGSSMPPGMMPGMPPPMGGPMGSMGPPHMAGPPQMAGHPQMSGHPQMAGHPQMAGHPQMAGHPQMAGHPQMAGHPQMAGHPQMAGHPQMSGPPQMAGHPQMSGQSQMSGQSQMSGQSQMSGQSQMSGHPQMAGHPQMAGHPQMAGHPQMAGQSPITDGWTSTDMAGPPQMFGPPQMAGPPQMAGPPQMFGPPQMAGPPQMAGPPQMFGPPQMAGPPQMAGPPQMSGQSQMSGQSQMAGPPQMFGPPQMFGPPQMAGPPQMFGPPQMAGPPQMFGPPQMFGPPQMFGPPQMAGPPQMFGPPQMFGPPQMAGPPQMAGHPQMAGHPQMAGHPQMSGHPHMAGYPQMAGHSQMARHSQMAGHPQMAGHPQMAGHSQMAGQPQMAGRPQMAGHPQMMSRHSQMSGHPQMAGPP